The genomic region TGTTCGGAATTTTCGTATCTTACCCAAAAAGAGGGTAGATACGGGATAGGATATACTTTTCACTACCTTATAATACAATAAGATATACTATTCAATCTTTAAAGTAACCTTTTGATACACGATACATTATTGATATATAAAGGCAAATTCTTGAGACTTTAGTCTATTTTCTAATGGTTTCTCCTGTTCAAGTGGCACTCACATGGCCATGGCCATGGCCACCACCAAATTTATACGTATATCGCGAGTCGTCTCGTGTGGTTTCTTTGATATACTTGAAGAATAATTCTACAAATAAAAGCATAAACAATGTGGTTTAACTATGTGTACCACAATTTGCTCATCACTTTTGGGCTCAATCAATTGTTTCCAATCCTAAAGAGATTAATACAAATATAACtgcaaaagaacaaaaacttgaaaaagaaCCACAAAAGGGAGAGAAAAGAAGGGTTTTAAGGTTGGGGAATGTTCCTATACAAAACCAACAGTACCCCAATCATTCACAATCCATGCCAATATACAACCATGCtccaatatatatgtatatatagcTTTGTACACACTGAAACTTCTGAACAAGGAAGCAAAGAGCTAACTCGGGCTCCTAAGCTGAGATAATTTGCTGCAGGGCTTGTGGTAGATTCAACACAATCTCTGCATATGCTGACATAAAGAAGTATGAACCAAACCATGGTAAGAGGGagaaaaaaaggtgaaaactaatgaaaatcaattataaGTTAGTAACCGTGTGACAGCAAAGTGAAATGAGAGCTGCTTTTTAGGTTCAAATAATATTGCAATCAGCAGAAAGATTTTCACCAAATTTGAATACAAAACAAATTCAGCAACAACTAATTGCACATGTCTCTTGGACACTATAATTTCCAGAAAATAAGTGTTGAATGGAAAAAAATACATAGTTGACTGAAACAAACACTAGATTCTGGTAGCCTTTCGTCTCAACCACATCATTTAACCATATATGGATAACATCAAAAGCACATTAATATTCCAAATTAAACCAGATGCAGccgaaaaaaaaacaagtctCAGAAGCCTCCCTCCCTCCCACTCagtaaaaaaagtaaaaatttctAAACAAGTAATACCAAAATGCATCTTTCACAGAAACATCTTCTAACAGGAAAAGAGAAGGCAATACCTTCCGGTAAGCTCATGGTTCTCAAGGCATCCTCTGCATAAGACAAACGAGATGGAACAGCTTGGGAACTCATTGCTCCATTTTCTTTCCTGCTCAAAATAGCTGAGCTTGTATGACTTTTCTTGAACTGATGCATTGGCCATGCTAGAACTCTTACTCGAGTTGGAAGTACAGAAACAAGATCTGCATATCTAAGACTGATTGTTACTTTGCTGCatcgaataaaaacataacaaTCCCATCAATGCcaagaaaaacataataataattaattaaaatttaataccGTTTAAGATAAATATTTAGCCTTATAATGAACACTATTCTAACACAGTTAAAAAAAGTGGATgcaatattcaattttcacttcacaaaatattagaaaataaagaCAGAACCAAAGTATCTACAGGAAAACTCAATCTACAACAAGAGAACTTAAAATGAGGTTTAGAAACCAAAATATCCCATTAGAGAGACCCTCCTTAGacaattaatatatttaaagacTTTCATTAGTATAAAACAAACTGAAGCctgaaaaaaggaagaaagcaGAACCTTCCCTACATATAAACTACTTATATGTCTATAATAACAATTCCAGATACTCCATAAAGTGCAAAGTGGACCAACCAATCAGAATCATCTAGTACAAATTCAATCATGTGGTATGGAAGGCTATGATACAGCTCTCCTATTTGATTTCCATACAATTCCTTAATAAGCCGAACCTGCATTAGGGAGAAGGGGGAGGGAAAGAAATTTAATTAGCACCCCTTactaatcaacaaaaaaaaaaaaatcagtggAACATAAACAGAAAGTTTGGATTGAGGCATCATACAAGATAAGCAACAGTGGAAGCAAACAAGTGcttcaagaaagaaaaaattgccTAAACAAGAGAAATGCTGGTTttggataataaaatatcatttcatATGACAGCAACATTATTACCTGCTCCCGTCTGTCCACATAAGCCTGCAATAAATCTCCAATATGATCTATAAATCTCTGAAAGCAGATAGATAAAGAAAACTATTAAGAACAGATCTAATATCATGGtcttatcaaataaaaaccAGATAAGCAACCAAGTTACCATAGCATTAGAAGAAAGAAGATCATTTTCTGCTTCTCGTATTGGCAGGAAGAAAGGAATTGTGTGTTCAATGACAGTCATCTTTTCAAGAAATGACTTGCTTTCAAGCACACAATGGTACAGCTCACAAGGTTCCCCTACAAAATTACAGAAACAAGAATTGTAAAAAATTACAGAAACAAGAATTGTAAGAGTAACTCCAATGACATTGATAAGGGATTCTAGGCATCTATTTTAGAAGAcaaaaaacttcaaaaaaagaaaagacaaggTTGAACCAACTTCCAACTTctcttaaaaaatttacatctttaaatcaaaatgcAACATGACAGGATATGTCTCAGCCCCTTAAGCCTTTGTAAGACCATGATTGTTGAAGTAATACTTTTTTTACATGCCATATAAGCAATACTAATAATCAAATGATAAAACTTCTATAGTAATACCTGCAAAAGATGTCTCATATAATATGCCAATTCTTGTCCCTTCCAAACAGCATATCACCTGTTTACAAACAAATCTGAGCTACCATGAAATGACttcacaaataaaacaataataaagcACACATATAAAACAGTTGAAGCTGAAATATTGATCACCTGTCTAAAGCacattcaaaataaatttactaaTAGTGACTTGTACTCTGTCTAAAGCAGACCTGCCTAATTATGactaaagaaaattttcttttc from Theobroma cacao cultivar B97-61/B2 chromosome 9, Criollo_cocoa_genome_V2, whole genome shotgun sequence harbors:
- the LOC18587623 gene encoding uncharacterized protein LOC18587623, whose translation is MGEVNFMQEEDFRLETTRARFENVVKRHAQLTDRLSRDSDKMIFERLQNEFEAARASQTQEINLDGEQWNDGLLATIRERVHMEADRKATSGDKNNMPTHFEEKITYRIGSKVICCLEGTRIGILYETSFAGEPCELYHCVLESKSFLEKMTVIEHTIPFFLPIREAENDLLSSNAMRFIDHIGDLLQAYVDRREQVRLIKELYGNQIGELYHSLPYHMIEFVLDDSDCKVTISLRYADLVSVLPTRVRVLAWPMHQFKKSHTSSAILSRKENGAMSSQAVPSRLSYAEDALRTMSLPEAYAEIVLNLPQALQQIISA